One genomic window of Cricetulus griseus strain 17A/GY chromosome 3, alternate assembly CriGri-PICRH-1.0, whole genome shotgun sequence includes the following:
- the Tmem9b gene encoding transmembrane protein 9B isoform X2 — translation MPVRGPDVEAYCLRCECKYEERSSVTIKVTIIIYLSILGLLLLYMVYLTLVEPILKRRLFGHSQLLQSDDDVGDHQPFANAHDVLARSRSRANVLNKVEYAQQRWKLQVQEQRKSVFDRHVVLS, via the exons ATGCCTGTGCGGGGGCCTGATGTGGAAGCATACTGTCTACGCTGTGAATGCAAATACGAAGAAAGAAGCTCAGTCACAATCAAG GTTACCATTATAATTTATCTCTCTATTTTGGGCCTTCTACTTCTGTACATGGTTTATCTTACCTTAGTTGAGCCAATCCTGAAGCGGCGCCTCTTTGGACACTCACAGCTGTTGCAGAGTGATGATGATGTTGGG GATCACCAGCCTTTTGCCAACGCCCATGATGTGCTGGCCCGCTCCCGCAGCAGAGCCAACGTTCTAAACAAGGTGGAGTATGCACAGCAGCGCTGGAAGCTTCAGGTTCAGGAACAGCGGAAGTCTGTCTTCGACCGACATGTTGTCCTCAGCTAA